The Drosophila teissieri strain GT53w chromosome X, Prin_Dtei_1.1, whole genome shotgun sequence genome has a segment encoding these proteins:
- the LOC122624758 gene encoding uncharacterized protein LOC122624758, with the protein MGRSKVIRKRHLRHLRHSSDQEHTEDYYLTPDEVQESVQRWSFLWRYTPDSDSETGSSSSSIVRQRDPAAYGDWRLTGGKFNFQTTGREMLMNLSKFPYPEIIHPPVLLETKLPNTLRVNRRPYITHKIFEHVMPDIYHRAKEFMEPPVCEGAVGYDPLYFDPPMLIRPLCKYSKPRYFSPTWNNTSEDSWMDGRRCAQMLVALNESLLDGEKLREAIGPRWSKYLPARRNKLLAGVRKDTRWQRSRVRFTLNSESDGTDKQWAVVEEEQLPSDDFYAEYVNEELETETQPSWNSSLSDEFSPKITQSQSDLNLEYLRTSSLIRRCQSLSSIY; encoded by the coding sequence ATGGGTCGCAGTAAGGTGATTAGAAAGAGGCACTTGCGACACTTGCGGCATTCAAGTGATCAAGAGCACACGGAGGACTATTACCTGACACCCGATGAGGTGCAGGAATCGGTGCAGCGCTGGTCATTCCTCTGGCGATACACTCCGGATTCGGATTCCGAAACGGGGAGCAGTTCCTCATCGATAGTGAGGCAACGGGATCCAGCTGCCTATGGGGACTGGCGTTTGACGGGTGGAAAGTTCAATTTCCAAACGACCGGCAGGGAAATGCTGATGAATCTCAGCAAGTTCCCCTATCCGGAGATCATCCATCCGCCCGTCTTGCTGGAGACCAAGTTGCCCAATACCCTGCGGGTCAATCGGCGACCCTACATCACCCACAAAATCTTCGAGCACGTCATGCCGGACATATACCATCGGGCCAAGGAGTTCATGGAGCCACCAGTGTGCGAGGGTGCCGTGGGCTATGATCCACTGTACTTTGACCCACCCATGCTGATCAGGCCACTGTGCAAGTACAGTAAGCCCCGGTACTTCTCACCCACGTGGAACAACACCAGCGAGGACTCCTGGATGGATGGGCGACGTTGTGCCCAGATGCTGGTGGCCCTCAATGAGTCGCTGCTGGATGGCGAGAAGCTCCGAGAAGCCATTGGACCAAGGTGGTCCAAGTACCTTCCTGCCAGGCGCAACAAGCTGCTGGCTGGAGTTCGAAAGGACACAAGGTGGCAGCGATCCAGGGTGAGGTTTACCTTGAATTCGGAATCCGATGGCACGGACAagcagtgggcggtggtggaggaggagcagctgccctCCGATGACTTCTACGCAGAGTATGTGAATGAGGAGCTCGAGACCGAAACGCAGCCATCGTGGAACTCCTCATTGTCCGATGAGTTCAGTCCGAAGATCACGCAATCCCAGTCGGATCTGAATCTCGAATATCTAAGGACAAGTTCGCTAATTAGGCGTTGCCAAAGTTTGAGCAGTATTTATTAG
- the LOC122624759 gene encoding uncharacterized protein LOC122624759, with product MDGDQIRKSSSDRDLEYSRCRRNGVHYATIAEFLASLNTNDTALEGVQPRRTLSLEDYLQVVRGGTEKPAGDGDKTIATRGERLRKTPVLDISTQTQHSDSKIAAKAKLISQFTEKIWI from the coding sequence ATGGACGGAGATCAGATCCGCAAGAGCAGCAGCGATCGCGACTTGGAGTACAGTCGATGTCGGCGCAATGGTGTTCACTACGCCACCATTGCCGAATTCCTGGCCAGCCTCAACACCAATGACACCGCCTTGGAAGGGGTTCAGCCTCGCAGGACCTTGAGCCTGGAGGATTACCTGCAAGTCGTGCGAGGCGGCACCGAAAAACCCGCTGGAGATGGGGACAAAACTATCGCAACGAGAGGCGAACGATTGCGAAAGACACCTGTTCTGGATATCAGCACACAAACGCAGCACTCGGACTCGAAAATTGCAGCCAAAGCCAAGCTGATATCGCAGTTTACCGAGAAAATATGGATATGA
- the LOC122624757 gene encoding uncharacterized protein LOC122624757 isoform X2, which translates to MPNGDRARGRPKHRNRSRPRARPCTPENLLENHLQKLLEEQELLHNLLVSHRPGIKPQLEDLGGESNYEFDLQDEDGVDEHLPSFKKKSLEEEQHSVILAEDVESSSPANLEDLPKMPLRTYPILAEDVEPSSPANLEDQPTTALRTYPILTEDVEPSSPPNYEDLPTISSRTYPYRRNHSSIPLPIAVGNCTPPKVIGQGFDTPFLYPEFVSKNERSRVKYIFSLVDSLVLQVERSLKLGEHSMAEGAVEKAATGAVPKARPKQELQIDRVGPAKYTITVNSRSFKEPKPHNPSKNQRLARSKVHSHSKLPETLDFDCEFGMEYIEKFRANKVRDESRAEPVSETHGDGADTKGKEVPQIDEEFKDSEVTEVPHTSELQLLEIAMAEAYKRRHRRNRHSLTSRPSTPITRPTTPINDDVPSTSAEARFYQQFTGQSESEKSESSVLTKWQLLKARGPEPLEDWQWDIVLFMRQYNKEKKRRQRLANKDTTSKPEAESKLKNRRRRRKELQRKYSYVPLKKPKVRPKFYKAYQRQKEWLKAERDFKRVQYLTFYRPQVLFDPKIKLSQKQLRAMQRRFFNVPRRIPVQPKSMPETIKPELDISSDTSSYHGEKVSDPVEVAVPQQDAKPAGPMDRGQRLKNLLMDEVQQNRQKRLKHLILPEDPVGAIYLPLFQRHKTSQYYKKQQKPSHKNPKPASAPLKSTTTSSTAWQSKTTWILPQTRTSASFSTLFYDAKHSLSDSTDFLFRNDSLKEPGDPFDEPIARAAPEERVDFRRLIDIDFVSRHILQLMANMKPKKNSELVEVPPQITHYMDHFYWTHLTHDGLFFHWFVSEGFFPAHYLTEVKTAQELQDIPQAQLDRDIMQYIDVVNDVNAKRIKLTRRMAHLMVTSYFRALSHRAQSAKCPIKDRCLLRCRFAISMVELYQQERGRHILRNRVDCWRLLKWALRHEGRVKQLYDEPLFYAEERASINSCLVMRTPNLESFREFYRRQVLPKPDALAINPVFNKIRRYPSNRKDPCATFVCPIPGCQTGLNSKILMAHFLSDHCRRLEELWLTDRMVLLFYASSYPPNQVYCICVIALLTRMPSQTVPIPQNILNEELPSKYLYFVEHGACLLMFAPVSRFIIEGKAKSSNVAEKGCKKLPDTVFIFWLAIADYELKDVGCRLFVYCQDRSVKSNSLMTFVKMSEFKGVTHLVATQPDSYLAIDYGTMATLTKDFKELLFIEVRYVSKLVEDASNSGDENFDDYREDL; encoded by the exons ATGCCGAATGGCGACAGAGCACGAGGTCGGCCAAAGCATCGCAATAGGAGCAGGCCACGAGCTCGTCCGTGCACGCCGGAGAATCTTCTAGAGAATCACCTGCAAAAGCTgttggaggagcaggagctacTGCACAACCTGTTGGTCAGCCATCGTCCTGGCATAAAGCCGCAGCTGGAAGACCTGGGCGGCGAAAGCAACTATGAGTTCGACCTCCAGGATGAGGATGGCGTCGATGAGCATTTGCCGAGCTTTAAG AAGAAGTCGTTGGAGGAGGAGCAACATTCCGTAATTCTGGCCGAGGATGTGGAGTCATCGAGTCCTGCGAACTTGGAAGATCTGCCAAAAATGCCACTACGAACTTATCCAATTCTGGCCGAGGATGTGGAGCCATCGAGTCCTGCGAACTTGGAGGATCAGCCAACAACTGCATTACGAACGTATCCAATTCTGACCGAGGATGTGGAGCCATCAAGTCCGCCGAACTATGAAG ATCTTCCCACAATTTCCTCACGAACGTATCCATATCGCAGGAACCACAGCTCGATCCCGCTGCCCATCGCGGTGGGCAACTGCACACCACCCAAGGTCATAGGTCAGGGCTTCGATACGCCCTTTCTCTACCCCGAGTTTGTGTCCAAGAACGAGAGAAGTCGCGTAAAGT ACATCTTCAGTTTGGTGGATAGTCTGGTGTTGCAAGTGGAGCGATCACTTAAGCTGGGCGAGCATTCGATGGCCGAAGGAGCCGTGGAAAAGGCTGCCACAGGAGCTGTGCCCAAGGCCAGGCCCAAACAGGAACTGCAAATAGATCGAGTGGGCCCTGCCAAGTACACGATTACTGTCAACTCTCGGAGTTTCAAGGAGCCCAAGCCACACAATCCGTCCA AAAACCAGCGCTTGGCCAGAAGTAAGGTGCATTCGCATAGTAAATTGCCGGAAACACTCGACTTCGATTGTGAGTTCGGAATGGAGTACATTGAAAAGTTTCGCGCCAACAAGGTGCGAGATGAAAGTAGAGCCGAGCCCGTATCAGAAACACACGGTGATGGTGCGGATACCAAAGGAAAGGAAGTGCCCCAGATCGACGAAG aATTTAAAGACAGCGAAGTAACCGAAGTACCGCATACAAGCGAACTCCAACTTCTGGAAATTGCGATGGCCGAGGCATACAAGCGAAGACATAGGAGGAACCGCCACAGCCTCACCTCTCGACCAAGTACGCCCATCACCAGACCGACCACGCCCATCAATGACGACGTGCCCAGTACGTCGGCGGAGGCCAGGTTCTATCAGCAATTCACAGGGCAATCGGAATCCGAGAAAAGCGAATCCAGTGTCCTAACCAAGTGGCAGCTGCTAAAGGCGAGAG GACCAGAGCCATTGGAGGACTGGCAATGGGATATCGTGCTGTTTATGAGGCAATATAATAAGGAGAAAAAACGAAGGCAACGACTAGCAAACAAAGACACAACTTCCAAGCCGGAAGCCGAGAGTAAACTGAAGAACAGACGGCGGCGTAGAAAGGAACTGCAACGGAAGTACTCGTATGTGCCTTTAAAAAAGCCGAAAGTGCGCCCAAAGTTCTATAAAGCCTACCAAAGGCAGAAGGAATGGCTAAAGGCGGAACGGGACTTTAAAAGAGTTCAGTATCTAACATTCTATAGACCACAAGTACTCTTCGACCCCAAGATAAAGTTGTCGCAAAAGCAACTGCGTGCCATGCAACGCAGATTCTTCAATGTGCCCCGTAGAATACCGGTGCAACCCAAGTCCATGCCGGAAACCATTAAACCTGAACTGGACATCAGTAGCGACACTTCGTCGTACCATGGCGAAAAGGTCTCTGATCCTGTTGAAGTGGCAGTGCCCCAACAGGATGCGAAACCTGCCGGGCCCATGGACAGGGGTCAGAGGTTGAAGAATCTTCTCATGGACGAAGTGCAGCAAAATCGACAGAAGAGACTGAAACACCTGATACTACCAGAGGATCCTGTAGGAGCCATCTACCTGCCCCTTTTCCAGCGACACAAGACATCGCAATACTATAAAAAGCAACAGAAGCCATCGCACAAGAATCCCAAACCCGCCTCGGCTCCTTTGAAGAGCACAACTACCAGCTCCACTGCGTGGCAGAGCAAAACCACTTGGATTCTACCCCAAACCAGAACGTCAGCCTCATTTAGCACACTATTCTACGATGCCAAACACTCGCTGTCGGACTCGACCGATTTCCTCTTCAGAAATGACAGCTTGAAGGAGCCAGGCGATCCATTTGATGAGCCAATTGCAAGGGCTGCACCCGAGGAAAGAGTGGACTTCCGGCGGCTCATCGACATAGACTTCGTATCGCGACACATCCTGCAGCTGATGGCGAACATGAAGCCCAAGAAGAACAGTGAGCTGGTCGAAGTTCCGCCCCAGATCACCCACTACATGGATCACTTCTACTGGACACATCTGACGCACGATGGTCTGTTCTTCCATTGGTTCGTCAGCGAGGGCTTCTTTCCGGCTCACTATCTCACCGAGGTGAAGACCGCCCAGGAGCTGCAGGACATTCCGCAGGCCCAGCTGGACAGGGACATAATGCAGTATATAGATGTGGTGAATGACGTGAATGCGAAGAGAATCAAGTTAACCAGGCGCATGGCGCACCTAATGGTGACCTCCTACTTCCGAGCTCTGAGCCACAGGGCCCAGTCGGCAAAGTGCCCCATCAAGGATCGATGTTTGCTCCGCTGTCGCTTCGCCATCTCGATGGTTGAGCTCTACCAGCAGGAGCGAGGTCGCCACATACTGAGGAATCGGGTCGACTGCTGGCGCCTCCTGAAGTGGGCCCTCAGGCACGAGGGGCGCGTCAAGCAGCTGTACGATGAGCCACTGTTCTACGCCGAGGAGCGGGCCAGCATCAATTCCTGCCTGGTGATGCGCACCCCGAACTTGGAGTCCTTCAGGGAGTTCTACCGGCGCCAGGTGCTGCCCAAGCCGGATGCACTGGCCATCAATCCGGTGTTCAACAAAATCAGGCGTTATCCGAGCAATCGCAAGGATCCTTGTGCCACCTTTGTGTGTCCCATTCCCGGTTGCCAAACGGGTCTGAACTCGAAGATTCTAATGGCGCACTTTCTGAGCGATCACTGTCGCCGTTTGGAGGAACTTTGGCTCACGGACCGCATGGTCCTGCTCTTCTATGCGAGTTCCTATCCGCCAAATCAGGTGTACTGCATCTGCGTGATCGCCCTGCTGACCAGAATGCCCAGCCAGACGGTGCCGATACCCCAGAATATACTGAACGAGGAGCTACCCTCGAAATATCTATACTTTGTTGAGCACGGCGCTTGTCTCCTCATGTTCGCTCCGGTTTCGAGATTCATCATCGAGGGAAAGGCGAAGTCAAGTAATGTCGCGGAAAAAGGTTGTAAAAAGCTACCGGACACTGTGTTCATCTTTTGGCTGGCCATTGCCGATTATGAGCTCAAGGATGTGGGCTGTCGACTGTTTGTGTACTGCCAGGATCGCAGTGTCAAGAGTAACTCCCTAATGACGTTTGTCAAAATGTCCGAGTTCAAGGGGGTGACCCATTTGGTGGCCACTCAGCCGGACAGCTATCTGGCCATCGACTATGGCACAATGGCAACGCTGACCAAGGACTTCAAGGAGCTGCTCTTCATCGAGGTGCGATACGTTAGCAAGTTGGTGGAAGATGCCAGCAATTCTGGTGATGAGAATTTCGATGATTACAGGGAG GACCTTTGA
- the LOC122624757 gene encoding uncharacterized protein LOC122624757 isoform X1, which yields MPNGDRARGRPKHRNRSRPRARPCTPENLLENHLQKLLEEQELLHNLLVSHRPGIKPQLEDLGGESNYEFDLQDEDGVDEHLPSFKKKSLEEEQHSVILAEDVESSSPANLEDLPKMPLRTYPILAEDVEPSSPANLEDQPTTALRTYPILTEDVEPSSPPNYEGLPRIPSRTYPILAEDVESSSPPNYEDLPTISSRTYPYRRNHSSIPLPIAVGNCTPPKVIGQGFDTPFLYPEFVSKNERSRVKYIFSLVDSLVLQVERSLKLGEHSMAEGAVEKAATGAVPKARPKQELQIDRVGPAKYTITVNSRSFKEPKPHNPSKNQRLARSKVHSHSKLPETLDFDCEFGMEYIEKFRANKVRDESRAEPVSETHGDGADTKGKEVPQIDEEFKDSEVTEVPHTSELQLLEIAMAEAYKRRHRRNRHSLTSRPSTPITRPTTPINDDVPSTSAEARFYQQFTGQSESEKSESSVLTKWQLLKARGPEPLEDWQWDIVLFMRQYNKEKKRRQRLANKDTTSKPEAESKLKNRRRRRKELQRKYSYVPLKKPKVRPKFYKAYQRQKEWLKAERDFKRVQYLTFYRPQVLFDPKIKLSQKQLRAMQRRFFNVPRRIPVQPKSMPETIKPELDISSDTSSYHGEKVSDPVEVAVPQQDAKPAGPMDRGQRLKNLLMDEVQQNRQKRLKHLILPEDPVGAIYLPLFQRHKTSQYYKKQQKPSHKNPKPASAPLKSTTTSSTAWQSKTTWILPQTRTSASFSTLFYDAKHSLSDSTDFLFRNDSLKEPGDPFDEPIARAAPEERVDFRRLIDIDFVSRHILQLMANMKPKKNSELVEVPPQITHYMDHFYWTHLTHDGLFFHWFVSEGFFPAHYLTEVKTAQELQDIPQAQLDRDIMQYIDVVNDVNAKRIKLTRRMAHLMVTSYFRALSHRAQSAKCPIKDRCLLRCRFAISMVELYQQERGRHILRNRVDCWRLLKWALRHEGRVKQLYDEPLFYAEERASINSCLVMRTPNLESFREFYRRQVLPKPDALAINPVFNKIRRYPSNRKDPCATFVCPIPGCQTGLNSKILMAHFLSDHCRRLEELWLTDRMVLLFYASSYPPNQVYCICVIALLTRMPSQTVPIPQNILNEELPSKYLYFVEHGACLLMFAPVSRFIIEGKAKSSNVAEKGCKKLPDTVFIFWLAIADYELKDVGCRLFVYCQDRSVKSNSLMTFVKMSEFKGVTHLVATQPDSYLAIDYGTMATLTKDFKELLFIEVRYVSKLVEDASNSGDENFDDYREDL from the exons ATGCCGAATGGCGACAGAGCACGAGGTCGGCCAAAGCATCGCAATAGGAGCAGGCCACGAGCTCGTCCGTGCACGCCGGAGAATCTTCTAGAGAATCACCTGCAAAAGCTgttggaggagcaggagctacTGCACAACCTGTTGGTCAGCCATCGTCCTGGCATAAAGCCGCAGCTGGAAGACCTGGGCGGCGAAAGCAACTATGAGTTCGACCTCCAGGATGAGGATGGCGTCGATGAGCATTTGCCGAGCTTTAAG AAGAAGTCGTTGGAGGAGGAGCAACATTCCGTAATTCTGGCCGAGGATGTGGAGTCATCGAGTCCTGCGAACTTGGAAGATCTGCCAAAAATGCCACTACGAACTTATCCAATTCTGGCCGAGGATGTGGAGCCATCGAGTCCTGCGAACTTGGAGGATCAGCCAACAACTGCATTACGAACGTATCCAATTCTGACCGAGGATGTGGAGCCATCAAGTCCGCCGAACTATGAAGGTCTTCCGAGAATTCCATCACGAACGTATCCAATTCTGGCCGAGGATGTGGAGTCATCGAGTCCGCCGAACTATGAAGATCTTCCCACAATTTCCTCACGAACGTATCCATATCGCAGGAACCACAGCTCGATCCCGCTGCCCATCGCGGTGGGCAACTGCACACCACCCAAGGTCATAGGTCAGGGCTTCGATACGCCCTTTCTCTACCCCGAGTTTGTGTCCAAGAACGAGAGAAGTCGCGTAAAGT ACATCTTCAGTTTGGTGGATAGTCTGGTGTTGCAAGTGGAGCGATCACTTAAGCTGGGCGAGCATTCGATGGCCGAAGGAGCCGTGGAAAAGGCTGCCACAGGAGCTGTGCCCAAGGCCAGGCCCAAACAGGAACTGCAAATAGATCGAGTGGGCCCTGCCAAGTACACGATTACTGTCAACTCTCGGAGTTTCAAGGAGCCCAAGCCACACAATCCGTCCA AAAACCAGCGCTTGGCCAGAAGTAAGGTGCATTCGCATAGTAAATTGCCGGAAACACTCGACTTCGATTGTGAGTTCGGAATGGAGTACATTGAAAAGTTTCGCGCCAACAAGGTGCGAGATGAAAGTAGAGCCGAGCCCGTATCAGAAACACACGGTGATGGTGCGGATACCAAAGGAAAGGAAGTGCCCCAGATCGACGAAG aATTTAAAGACAGCGAAGTAACCGAAGTACCGCATACAAGCGAACTCCAACTTCTGGAAATTGCGATGGCCGAGGCATACAAGCGAAGACATAGGAGGAACCGCCACAGCCTCACCTCTCGACCAAGTACGCCCATCACCAGACCGACCACGCCCATCAATGACGACGTGCCCAGTACGTCGGCGGAGGCCAGGTTCTATCAGCAATTCACAGGGCAATCGGAATCCGAGAAAAGCGAATCCAGTGTCCTAACCAAGTGGCAGCTGCTAAAGGCGAGAG GACCAGAGCCATTGGAGGACTGGCAATGGGATATCGTGCTGTTTATGAGGCAATATAATAAGGAGAAAAAACGAAGGCAACGACTAGCAAACAAAGACACAACTTCCAAGCCGGAAGCCGAGAGTAAACTGAAGAACAGACGGCGGCGTAGAAAGGAACTGCAACGGAAGTACTCGTATGTGCCTTTAAAAAAGCCGAAAGTGCGCCCAAAGTTCTATAAAGCCTACCAAAGGCAGAAGGAATGGCTAAAGGCGGAACGGGACTTTAAAAGAGTTCAGTATCTAACATTCTATAGACCACAAGTACTCTTCGACCCCAAGATAAAGTTGTCGCAAAAGCAACTGCGTGCCATGCAACGCAGATTCTTCAATGTGCCCCGTAGAATACCGGTGCAACCCAAGTCCATGCCGGAAACCATTAAACCTGAACTGGACATCAGTAGCGACACTTCGTCGTACCATGGCGAAAAGGTCTCTGATCCTGTTGAAGTGGCAGTGCCCCAACAGGATGCGAAACCTGCCGGGCCCATGGACAGGGGTCAGAGGTTGAAGAATCTTCTCATGGACGAAGTGCAGCAAAATCGACAGAAGAGACTGAAACACCTGATACTACCAGAGGATCCTGTAGGAGCCATCTACCTGCCCCTTTTCCAGCGACACAAGACATCGCAATACTATAAAAAGCAACAGAAGCCATCGCACAAGAATCCCAAACCCGCCTCGGCTCCTTTGAAGAGCACAACTACCAGCTCCACTGCGTGGCAGAGCAAAACCACTTGGATTCTACCCCAAACCAGAACGTCAGCCTCATTTAGCACACTATTCTACGATGCCAAACACTCGCTGTCGGACTCGACCGATTTCCTCTTCAGAAATGACAGCTTGAAGGAGCCAGGCGATCCATTTGATGAGCCAATTGCAAGGGCTGCACCCGAGGAAAGAGTGGACTTCCGGCGGCTCATCGACATAGACTTCGTATCGCGACACATCCTGCAGCTGATGGCGAACATGAAGCCCAAGAAGAACAGTGAGCTGGTCGAAGTTCCGCCCCAGATCACCCACTACATGGATCACTTCTACTGGACACATCTGACGCACGATGGTCTGTTCTTCCATTGGTTCGTCAGCGAGGGCTTCTTTCCGGCTCACTATCTCACCGAGGTGAAGACCGCCCAGGAGCTGCAGGACATTCCGCAGGCCCAGCTGGACAGGGACATAATGCAGTATATAGATGTGGTGAATGACGTGAATGCGAAGAGAATCAAGTTAACCAGGCGCATGGCGCACCTAATGGTGACCTCCTACTTCCGAGCTCTGAGCCACAGGGCCCAGTCGGCAAAGTGCCCCATCAAGGATCGATGTTTGCTCCGCTGTCGCTTCGCCATCTCGATGGTTGAGCTCTACCAGCAGGAGCGAGGTCGCCACATACTGAGGAATCGGGTCGACTGCTGGCGCCTCCTGAAGTGGGCCCTCAGGCACGAGGGGCGCGTCAAGCAGCTGTACGATGAGCCACTGTTCTACGCCGAGGAGCGGGCCAGCATCAATTCCTGCCTGGTGATGCGCACCCCGAACTTGGAGTCCTTCAGGGAGTTCTACCGGCGCCAGGTGCTGCCCAAGCCGGATGCACTGGCCATCAATCCGGTGTTCAACAAAATCAGGCGTTATCCGAGCAATCGCAAGGATCCTTGTGCCACCTTTGTGTGTCCCATTCCCGGTTGCCAAACGGGTCTGAACTCGAAGATTCTAATGGCGCACTTTCTGAGCGATCACTGTCGCCGTTTGGAGGAACTTTGGCTCACGGACCGCATGGTCCTGCTCTTCTATGCGAGTTCCTATCCGCCAAATCAGGTGTACTGCATCTGCGTGATCGCCCTGCTGACCAGAATGCCCAGCCAGACGGTGCCGATACCCCAGAATATACTGAACGAGGAGCTACCCTCGAAATATCTATACTTTGTTGAGCACGGCGCTTGTCTCCTCATGTTCGCTCCGGTTTCGAGATTCATCATCGAGGGAAAGGCGAAGTCAAGTAATGTCGCGGAAAAAGGTTGTAAAAAGCTACCGGACACTGTGTTCATCTTTTGGCTGGCCATTGCCGATTATGAGCTCAAGGATGTGGGCTGTCGACTGTTTGTGTACTGCCAGGATCGCAGTGTCAAGAGTAACTCCCTAATGACGTTTGTCAAAATGTCCGAGTTCAAGGGGGTGACCCATTTGGTGGCCACTCAGCCGGACAGCTATCTGGCCATCGACTATGGCACAATGGCAACGCTGACCAAGGACTTCAAGGAGCTGCTCTTCATCGAGGTGCGATACGTTAGCAAGTTGGTGGAAGATGCCAGCAATTCTGGTGATGAGAATTTCGATGATTACAGGGAG GACCTTTGA